The following are encoded together in the Salvia hispanica cultivar TCC Black 2014 chromosome 6, UniMelb_Shisp_WGS_1.0, whole genome shotgun sequence genome:
- the LOC125196594 gene encoding secretory carrier-associated membrane protein 1-like isoform X2 — MADGEVNPFANSSANSKMCPLPHEPADYDRGATVDIPLDGSMDLRKREQELQAREAELKKKEQELKRREDNVAQAGIVIEDINWPPIFPIIHHDIRNEIPVHLQKLQYVAFTTFLGPTIWFLAIIYFIFGVPGSYVLWYRPLYRAMRTESALKFGWFFLTYSFHIGFCAFACVAPPIIFRGKSLTGILPAIEILTWSALVGIFYLIGFVFFCIETLISVWVIQQVYMYFRGTGKTAEMRKEAMMAAL; from the exons ATGGCTGATGGAGAAGTGAATCCTTTCGCA AACTCATCTGCAAACTCAAAGATGTGTCCTCTTCCTCATGAACCTGCTGACTACGATCGTGGGGCTACAGTTGATATTCCTCTTGATGGTTCCATG GATTTAAGAAAGAGAGAACAGGAACTTCAAGCCAGAGAGGCTGAACTGAAGAAGAAGGAACAG GAGCTTAAAAGAAGGGAAGATAACGTTGCACAAG CTGGAATTGTCATTGAGGATATAAATTGGCCGCCAATTTTCCCCATAATTCACCATGACATCAGAAATGAAATCCCAGTCcatctacaaaagttgcaatATGTTGCATTTACGACATTTTTGG GTCCAACCATTTGGTTTCTTGCTATCATATATTTCATATTCGGTGTCCCAGGCTCCTATGTGTTATGGTATCGTCCTCTTTATCGTGCAATGAG GACAGAGAGTGCTCTGAAATTCGGATGGTTCTTCTTAACTTATTCA TTCCATATTGGCTTCTGCGCCTTCGCTTGCGTAGCTCCTCCAATAATTTTCAGAGGGAAATCCTTGAC TGGAATCTTGCCTGCAATTGAGATTTTAACTTGGAGTGCTCTGGTTGGG ATATTTTACCTCATTGGATTTGTATTCTTCTGCATCGAGACATTGATCAGCGTATGGGTGATTCAG CAAGTTTACATGTACTTCAGAGGAACTGGAAAAACAGCAGAAATGAGGAAGGAGGCTATGATGGCGGCATTATAA
- the LOC125196594 gene encoding secretory carrier-associated membrane protein 1-like isoform X1: MADGEVNPFANSSANSKMCPLPHEPADYDRGATVDIPLDGSMDLRKREQELQAREAELKKKEQELKRREDNVAQAGIVIEDINWPPIFPIIHHDIRNEIPVHLQKLQYVAFTTFLGIIICLLWNVLATTLAYANGEGPTIWFLAIIYFIFGVPGSYVLWYRPLYRAMRTESALKFGWFFLTYSFHIGFCAFACVAPPIIFRGKSLTGILPAIEILTWSALVGIFYLIGFVFFCIETLISVWVIQQVYMYFRGTGKTAEMRKEAMMAAL; encoded by the exons ATGGCTGATGGAGAAGTGAATCCTTTCGCA AACTCATCTGCAAACTCAAAGATGTGTCCTCTTCCTCATGAACCTGCTGACTACGATCGTGGGGCTACAGTTGATATTCCTCTTGATGGTTCCATG GATTTAAGAAAGAGAGAACAGGAACTTCAAGCCAGAGAGGCTGAACTGAAGAAGAAGGAACAG GAGCTTAAAAGAAGGGAAGATAACGTTGCACAAG CTGGAATTGTCATTGAGGATATAAATTGGCCGCCAATTTTCCCCATAATTCACCATGACATCAGAAATGAAATCCCAGTCcatctacaaaagttgcaatATGTTGCATTTACGACATTTTTGG GTATTATAATATGTCTTTTGTGGAATGTTTTAGCCACCACCTTAGCTTATGCCAATGGGGAAG GTCCAACCATTTGGTTTCTTGCTATCATATATTTCATATTCGGTGTCCCAGGCTCCTATGTGTTATGGTATCGTCCTCTTTATCGTGCAATGAG GACAGAGAGTGCTCTGAAATTCGGATGGTTCTTCTTAACTTATTCA TTCCATATTGGCTTCTGCGCCTTCGCTTGCGTAGCTCCTCCAATAATTTTCAGAGGGAAATCCTTGAC TGGAATCTTGCCTGCAATTGAGATTTTAACTTGGAGTGCTCTGGTTGGG ATATTTTACCTCATTGGATTTGTATTCTTCTGCATCGAGACATTGATCAGCGTATGGGTGATTCAG CAAGTTTACATGTACTTCAGAGGAACTGGAAAAACAGCAGAAATGAGGAAGGAGGCTATGATGGCGGCATTATAA
- the LOC125197492 gene encoding proteasome subunit beta type-5-B-like, with protein sequence MMKIDFSGLDPSLPVKGNAEDLDDEILAPPSFKLPVTVDFDGFQKAAVQMVKPAKGTTTLAFIFKDGVMVAADSRASMGGYISSQSVKKIIEINPYMLGTMAGGAADCQFWHRNLGIKCRLHELANKRRISVAGASKLLANILYSYRGMGLSVGTMIAGWDENGPGLYYVDSEGGRLKGTRFSVGSGSPYAYGVLDSGYRFDLSVEEAAELARRAIYHATFRDGASGGVASVYHVGPSGWKKLSGDDVGEMHYSYYPVEPTTVEQEMTDVPIA encoded by the exons ATGATGAAGATCGATTTCAGTGGGCTTGATCCCTCCTTGCCGGTTAAGGGAAATGCGGAGGATTTGGATGACGAGATTTTGGCTCCCCCATCGTTTAAACTTCCCGTCACTGTTGAT tttGATGGGTTTCAGAAAGCCGCAGTTCAGATGGTGAAGCCAGCAAAGGGAACGACAACTCTGGCTTTTATATTCAAAGATGGTGTCATGGTCGCTGCTGATTCCCGTGCGAGCATGGGAGGATATATTT CTTCACAATCTGTCAAGAAAATCATTGAAATCAATCCCTACATGCTTGGGACAATGGCTGGAGGAGCTGCTGACTGCCAGTTCTGGCACAGAAATCTCGGAATCAAG TGCCGCTTACATGAACTGGCAAATAAGAGAAGAATTTCCGTTGCTGGAGCTTCAAAATTGTTGGCGAACATCTTGTATTCCTATCGAGGAATGGGTCTGTCTGTTGGAACTATGATAGCTGGATGGGATGAAAAC GGCCCTGGCCTCTATTATGTTGACAGTGAAGGTGGTCGGCTTAAAGGCACCAGATTTTCGGTTGGTTCTGGTTCTCCATATGCTTATGGTGTTTTGGACAGTGG TTACCGCTTTGATTTGTCGGTTGAGGAGGCTGCAGAGCTGGCTAGAAGAGCAATCTATCATGCTACGTTCCGTGACGGAGCCAGTGGTGGTGTTGCCAGCG TGTACCATGTTGGCCcaagtggatggaaaaaacTCTCTGGTGATGATGTCGGGGAGATGCACTATTCATACTATCCCGTTGAGCCCACCACGGTGGAGCAGGAGATGACTGATGTACCAATTGCATGA
- the LOC125197483 gene encoding uncharacterized protein LOC125197483 translates to MVCFCFLVDQTRKVRQQKPAAGICSRCGGGASVADMKTATRFCYVPFYWRTWRAIVCTFCGSILKSYR, encoded by the coding sequence ATGGTTTGCTTCTGCTTTCTGGTAGATCAGACGAGAAAGGTGCGGCAGCAGAAGCCGGCGGCCGGAATATGCTCGCGGTGCGGCGGCGGAGCGAGCGTGGCGGACATGAAGACGGCCACCAGATTCTGCTACGTGCCCTTCTACTGGAGGACTTGGAGAGCTATCGTGTGTACCTTTTGCGGCTCCATTCTCAAGTCATATAGGTAA
- the LOC125197037 gene encoding H/ACA ribonucleoprotein complex non-core subunit NAF1 — MEGVGVNMPDLVEEVVDFESIRGQLVDGRKEFDVLGETLEGSTVKAEPLCGLELEDGEIEGDVEECIEKSSGRNLGDLGCLVEEQLGKVSLDGATEKNLCVLQVVTSLNHEISGVEEAVTEDSSKSVEVGIGTCDGMKSDGDVVVLGDNENKVDESVDDGDGSKNESEDEDESSSDSSSSSSSSSSSEDDDDGENTGKNGEGSGDEETEMEDGEILLSDLEEMVSWSDVEDEDGGGAGGGPIKSKNELKDLPPVPSVDVTLEPHHQTLPVGTVLSMIGAQVIVEGVEKHNPLNEGSILWITDSRSPLGIVDEIFGPVKNPYYIVRYNSEEEVPTGIQQGTLISFVAEFADHVLNNKNLYQKGYDASNENDEELYEDAEFSDDEKEAEFKRMMKMKKRGTNDSKPGNKRKEKRQQNNQKGNGSWNNNRDSTAQTPRVGEDQGSSGSRQGFGDQGAIPPPFQQSPQAPAFPAPTGSWNNGFLQHQQLNANLLAGLPPNGMLWMQQNLPYLFPAGAPFQQQIGMITGMPPNFNPMVGLQNIGGMNPPWPMDQNALQFGMQGQQGPPLPQFGVQGQQGPPPPPQFEVQGQQGPPPPPQFGVQGQQGPPRPQFGVQGQQGTPQPLNGGGEQAVQSQGSQDSVGLQPSPPSMSFNGGRGGGRRHHRGRGRNGGGRGRGGHS; from the exons ATGGAAGGCGTCGGTGTGAATATGCCTGATTTAGTGGAAGAAGTGGTCGATTTTGAATCCATTAGAGGTCAATTAGTTGATGGTAGGAAGGAATTTGACGTTTTGGGGGAAACTTTGGAGGGTTCTACTGTAAAGGCAGAACCTTTGTGTGGTTTAGAGCTGGAAGATGGAGAAATTGAGGGTGATGTTGAGGAATGTATTGAAAAGAGTAGTGGCAGAAACTTGGGGGATTTAGGGTGTTTGGTTGAGGAGCAGCTTGGGAAAGTGAGCTTAGATGGTGCAACAGAAAAAAATCTATGTGTTCTTCAAGTTGTTACTTCATTGAACCATGAGATTAGTGGTGTTGAAGAAGCTGTCACGGAAGACAGCTCCAAGAGTGTGGAAGTAGGAATTGGTACTTGTGATGGTATGAAGAGTGATGGTGATGTGGTGGTACTTGGTGACAATGAGAATAAGGTTGATGAGAGTGTGGATGATGGAGATGGGAGTAAGAATGAGAGTGAAGATGAAGACGAGAGCTCGTCTgattcatcatcttcttcgtcTTCCTCTAGTTCCAGTGAGGACGATGATGATGGCGAGAATACAGGCAAGAATGGAGAGGGTAGCGGTGATGAGGAGACTGAGATGGAAGATGGTGAGATTTTGTTGTCTGATTTAGAAGAAATGGTTTCGTGGAGTGATGTTGAAGATGAGGATGGGGGTGGTGCCGGAGGTGGCCCGATCAAATCTAAGAATGAGCTCAAG GATCTCCCTCCTGTTCCTTCTGTTGATGTGACCTTGGAACCACATCATCAAACCCTTCCAGTTGGAACAGTTTTGTCG ATGATTGGTGCCCAAGTGATTGTGGAAGGTGTCGAGAAACACAATCCTCTCAATGAAGGCTCAATTCTTTGGATTACTGATAGCAGATCCCCTCTGGGGATTGTTGATGAAATCTTTGGGCCTGTGAAGAACCCTTACTACATTGTGAGATACAACTCTGAGGAGGAAGTCCCTACTGGTATCCAACAAGGAACCTTGATCTCGTTCGTTGCAGAGTTTGCAGATCATGTACTAAATAACAAGAATCTCTACCAGAAAGGGTATGATGCATCTAATGAGAACGACGAAGAGCTGTATGAGGATGCTGAATTCTCGGATGACGAGAAAGAGGCCGAGTTCAAGAgaatgatgaagatgaagaaaaggGGAACAAATGATTCCAAGCCCGGAAACAAGAGGAAGGAGAAACGTCAGCAGAATAATCAGAAAGGGAACGGGAGCTGGAACAATAACCGTGATTCTACTGCACAAACTCCTCGTGTTGGTGAAGACCAGGGTTCATCGGGCTCTAGGCAGGGTTTTGGTGATCAAGGTGCCATTCCTCCTCCGTTCCAGCAAAGCCCTCAAGCACCGGCCTTTCCTGCTCCGACTGGAAGTTGGAACAATGGGTTTCTGCAACATCAGCAACTAAATGCAAACCTTCTTGCTGGATTGCCGCCAAACGGGATGCTGTGGATGCAGCAAAACCTACCCTACCTGTTCCCAGCGGGTGCACCATTTCAACAGCAAATTGGTATGATCACCGGGATGCCACCAAACTTTAATCCAATGGTTGGACTACAAAATATTGGTGGGATGAATCCACCTTGGCCTATGGATCAGAATGCGTTGCAGTTTGGAATGCAGGGCCAGCAAGGGCCACCGCTGCCTCAGTTTGGAGTGCAGGGCCAGCAAGGTCCACCTCCACCGCCTCAGTTCGAAGTGCAGGGCCAGCAAGGTCCACCTCCACCGCCTCAGTTTGGAGTGCAGGGCCAGCAAGGTCCACCACGGCCTCAGTTTGGAGTGCAAGGCCAGCAAGGTACACCACAGCCTCTGAATGGTGGCGGAGAGCAAGCAGTCCAGTCTCAGGGATCCCAAGATAGTGTAGGTTTGCAGCCATCTCCTCCGTCCATGAGTTTCAATGGAGGGCGTGGTGGTGGAAGAAGACATCACAGGGGCCGAGGGCGTAATGGTGGTGGCAGGGGCAGGGGCGGGCATTCGTGA